A single region of the Candidatus Manganitrophaceae bacterium genome encodes:
- the sucC gene encoding ADP-forming succinate--CoA ligase subunit beta, translating into MNIHEYQAKALFSKYQIPVPNGRVAFTPEEAQAAANELSGSLAVVKAQIHAGGRGKAGGVKLAKNKAEVASFARALLGKVLVTHQTGPQGKEVKKLLVEEGVEIAKELYLGLVADRGTASIILIASTEGGMEIEEVAEHSPEKIVKLPIDPLLGYQAYQGRSIAFKLGLPKEVVNQWVGMIGNLYRLFVDKNASQIEINPLIITKQHKLMALDAKVNFDDNALIKSEDIRALRDLDEEDPLETRATQHGLNYVKLDGTIGCMVNGAGLAMATMDVIKLAGGEPANFLDVGGGASKETVKQAFQILLSDPNVKGVFVNIFGGIVRCERIAGGIIDAAKEVSINVPLVVRLEGTNAKEAKQMLAESGLNLTVADTLWDGAQKIVAQVR; encoded by the coding sequence ATGAACATTCATGAATATCAGGCCAAGGCCCTTTTCTCGAAATACCAGATTCCGGTCCCGAACGGCAGAGTCGCCTTTACCCCCGAAGAGGCACAGGCGGCGGCGAACGAGCTGAGCGGCTCCCTCGCGGTGGTCAAAGCGCAGATCCACGCCGGCGGCCGCGGGAAGGCGGGGGGGGTGAAGCTCGCAAAAAATAAGGCGGAGGTTGCGAGCTTTGCAAGAGCGCTTCTCGGAAAGGTCCTCGTCACCCACCAGACCGGTCCGCAGGGAAAAGAGGTGAAGAAGCTCCTGGTCGAAGAGGGGGTCGAGATCGCGAAGGAGCTCTACCTCGGCTTGGTTGCCGACCGGGGAACTGCGTCGATCATCCTGATTGCAAGCACCGAGGGGGGGATGGAGATCGAAGAGGTCGCGGAGCACTCTCCCGAGAAGATCGTGAAGCTGCCGATCGATCCGCTCCTCGGCTACCAGGCGTATCAGGGCCGGTCGATCGCATTTAAGCTCGGCCTCCCGAAAGAGGTCGTCAACCAGTGGGTCGGGATGATCGGGAATCTCTACCGCCTCTTTGTCGACAAGAACGCCTCGCAGATCGAGATCAACCCGCTGATCATCACCAAACAGCACAAGCTGATGGCGCTCGATGCGAAGGTGAACTTCGATGACAATGCCTTGATCAAAAGTGAGGACATCCGCGCGCTGCGCGATCTCGATGAAGAAGATCCGCTCGAGACCCGCGCAACACAACACGGCCTCAACTATGTCAAGCTCGATGGGACGATCGGTTGCATGGTCAACGGCGCCGGCTTGGCGATGGCGACGATGGATGTGATTAAGCTGGCCGGCGGAGAGCCGGCGAACTTTCTCGACGTCGGCGGCGGTGCCTCGAAGGAGACGGTGAAGCAAGCCTTCCAAATTTTGCTCTCCGATCCGAATGTGAAGGGGGTCTTCGTCAACATCTTCGGCGGGATCGTCCGCTGCGAGCGGATCGCCGGCGGGATCATCGATGCGGCGAAAGAGGTTTCGATCAACGTCCCGCTTGTCGTTCGTCTCGAAGGGACCAACGCAAAAGAGGCAAAGCAGATGCTCGCCGAATCGGGATTGAACCTGACCGTCGCCGATACGCTCTGGGACGGCGCGCAAAAGATCGTCGCGCAAGTGAGATAA
- the mtnA gene encoding S-methyl-5-thioribose-1-phosphate isomerase produces MVNAVEWKEGAVRLLDQTKLPTEVVYIDCKEVETVARGIKELWVRGAPAIGITAAYGIALAAQKISAKSFDDFYQQLLPSCDLLAATRPTAVNLFWAIERMKQTARSRRNESSEALKKILLAEADTILREDIEMNRNIGKFGATLVPASAGVLTHCNAGALATGGYGTALGVIRSAWDRDKKISVFADETRPVLQGARLTAWELAQDQIPVTLITDNMAGFFMKQGKIQCCIVGADRIASNGDTANKIGTYSVAILAKEHGIPFYVAAPTSTIDFSIASGDQIPIEERNHNEVTHMGGKQIAASGISVANPAFDVTPARYISRIITEKGAFKPEEIKNLSSK; encoded by the coding sequence ATGGTGAACGCTGTTGAATGGAAAGAAGGGGCGGTCCGGCTGCTCGATCAGACGAAGCTGCCGACCGAAGTCGTCTACATCGATTGCAAAGAGGTCGAGACGGTCGCGCGCGGGATCAAGGAGCTCTGGGTCCGCGGGGCGCCGGCGATCGGAATCACCGCCGCCTATGGGATTGCGCTGGCGGCGCAGAAGATCTCTGCAAAATCATTTGACGACTTCTACCAGCAGCTTCTTCCGAGCTGTGATCTGCTCGCCGCCACCCGTCCGACCGCGGTGAACCTCTTTTGGGCGATCGAGCGGATGAAGCAGACGGCACGCTCCCGCCGGAATGAATCGTCTGAGGCATTGAAGAAGATCTTGCTGGCCGAAGCGGATACCATCTTGCGCGAAGACATTGAGATGAATCGGAACATCGGGAAATTCGGCGCGACGTTGGTCCCCGCCAGCGCCGGGGTGCTGACCCACTGCAACGCGGGGGCGCTCGCCACCGGCGGCTATGGGACCGCGCTGGGGGTCATTCGAAGCGCCTGGGACAGGGATAAGAAGATCTCGGTTTTTGCCGACGAGACCCGGCCGGTTCTGCAGGGGGCGCGGCTCACCGCTTGGGAGCTGGCGCAAGATCAAATTCCAGTGACCCTCATTACCGACAACATGGCCGGCTTCTTCATGAAGCAAGGAAAGATCCAATGCTGCATCGTCGGCGCCGACCGGATCGCCTCCAACGGCGACACCGCCAACAAGATCGGCACCTACTCCGTTGCCATCCTGGCGAAGGAGCATGGGATCCCTTTCTATGTCGCCGCGCCGACCTCCACGATCGATTTTAGCATTGCGTCGGGCGATCAGATCCCGATTGAAGAGCGCAACCACAACGAAGTCACCCACATGGGGGGAAAGCAGATCGCCGCCTCCGGCATCTCCGTCGCCAACCCCGCCTTTGACGTCACCCCTGCCCGCTACATCAGCCGGATCATCACCGAAAAGGGGGCGTTCAAACCGGAAGAGATTAAAAACCTCTCCTCGAAATAA
- a CDS encoding SUMF1/EgtB/PvdO family nonheme iron enzyme — protein sequence MKPFFSLLAILSALLSLLFFGARTAPAQNLFSGPSSFSESPTPRATPLPGHRAVTDPRCLHCHANRAALQTDTSKPECQECHGSHPNSPPYDFKPAPVQVQMQEEKITEQRMVLIPAGSFIMGNNGRPTGEGAGDEDEQPEHKVFVKAFYIDAYETTNAQYKRFVDATGAEPPVHWRNGSYPPNKANHPVVYVSWYDADAYCQWAGKRLLTEEEWEKAARGTDGRHFPWGNPFDFKKANTPQYWLSKGIDVSKGDTMPVGSFEEGKSPYGLYDMAGNVYEWVSNWYLPYPGNQIPNIHYGNKNKVLRGGSWYDCLSYGCGLSAPSYNRSRFTPEIRNKGFGFRCGKDASGKNVK from the coding sequence ATGAAGCCGTTTTTTTCTTTGCTTGCAATCCTCTCGGCCCTCTTATCTCTTCTCTTTTTCGGTGCCCGGACGGCCCCCGCTCAAAATCTTTTCTCAGGGCCATCCTCTTTCTCCGAGAGCCCCACCCCCCGTGCGACTCCCCTCCCGGGTCATCGCGCGGTGACCGACCCTCGCTGCCTTCACTGCCACGCCAATCGCGCCGCCCTCCAGACCGACACCTCGAAGCCGGAGTGCCAAGAGTGCCACGGCAGCCACCCCAACTCGCCCCCTTATGATTTTAAACCGGCGCCGGTACAGGTTCAGATGCAAGAAGAAAAAATCACCGAGCAGCGGATGGTGCTGATCCCGGCGGGATCGTTCATCATGGGGAATAACGGCCGCCCGACCGGGGAAGGAGCAGGAGATGAGGACGAGCAGCCGGAGCACAAGGTCTTCGTAAAAGCTTTCTACATTGATGCCTATGAAACAACGAATGCACAGTATAAACGCTTCGTCGACGCCACCGGCGCGGAGCCGCCGGTCCATTGGCGCAACGGCAGCTATCCTCCCAACAAAGCAAACCATCCGGTGGTTTATGTCAGCTGGTACGATGCCGACGCCTATTGCCAATGGGCCGGGAAACGCCTCCTCACAGAAGAGGAGTGGGAGAAGGCGGCCCGCGGCACCGACGGCCGCCACTTTCCCTGGGGAAACCCGTTCGACTTCAAAAAGGCAAACACCCCGCAGTACTGGCTCTCCAAGGGAATTGATGTCTCCAAGGGGGACACGATGCCGGTCGGCAGCTTTGAGGAGGGAAAGAGCCCCTATGGTCTCTACGACATGGCGGGGAATGTCTATGAGTGGGTCAGCAATTGGTACCTTCCCTATCCCGGTAATCAAATTCCCAATATCCACTACGGAAACAAAAACAAAGTCTTAAGGGGAGGATCGTGGTATGATTGTCTCTCATACGGCTGCGGCCTCTCGGCTCCCTCTTACAATCGAAGCCGCTTCACCCCAGAAATCAGGAACAAAGGCTTCGGCTTCCGCTGCGGGAAAGATGCAAGCGGAAAAAACGTGAAATGA
- the nfi gene encoding deoxyribonuclease V — translation MNPLNLHRWDVSPQEAIEIQNRLRTALILDRAPDEVRTIAGVDVSNAIGSNLLFAAIVVLDLEHLQPKGFSILEVATASLEIDFPYVPGLLSFREIPVVLKAWEKLQILPDCLMVDGQGIAHPRRIGIASHLGLLVDLPAIGCGKSRLIGFHREPGQARGDWSPLIDRGETIGAVLRTRTGIAPVYISPGHRMTLDRALELVLSCQIRYRLPEPTRLAHQFVNEARRAA, via the coding sequence ATGAATCCTCTGAATCTCCATCGCTGGGACGTTTCACCCCAAGAGGCGATCGAGATTCAGAACCGGCTCCGCACCGCGCTGATCCTCGATCGCGCTCCGGACGAAGTTCGGACGATCGCCGGCGTCGACGTCTCCAACGCGATCGGATCGAACCTCCTCTTCGCCGCAATCGTCGTCCTCGATCTGGAACATCTTCAGCCGAAGGGATTTTCAATTTTGGAGGTGGCAACCGCCTCCTTGGAAATCGACTTCCCTTATGTCCCCGGCCTCCTCTCCTTCCGAGAAATTCCGGTCGTTTTAAAAGCATGGGAAAAACTGCAGATCTTGCCCGATTGCCTGATGGTCGACGGACAGGGGATCGCCCACCCGCGGCGGATTGGAATCGCCTCCCATCTCGGTCTTCTCGTCGATCTTCCCGCGATCGGTTGCGGAAAGTCGCGGCTGATCGGATTCCATCGCGAACCGGGGCAGGCCCGCGGCGATTGGTCCCCTCTCATCGATCGGGGGGAGACGATCGGCGCCGTGCTCCGGACCCGCACCGGGATCGCGCCGGTCTATATTTCCCCAGGTCATCGGATGACGCTCGACCGCGCTTTAGAACTCGTCCTCTCCTGCCAAATCCGGTATCGCCTGCCGGAGCCGACCCGGTTGGCCCACCAATTCGTCAACGAAGCGCGCCGCGCGGCATAG
- a CDS encoding PEP-CTERM sorting domain-containing protein, whose protein sequence is MKATRMGLFLIAVFISSWTGMASAAPPQPVQNLINNVTSRVRQVPEPTTLLLVGGGLVGFAAWRKWQGPK, encoded by the coding sequence ATGAAAGCGACAAGAATGGGTTTGTTTTTAATCGCGGTGTTTATCTCGTCATGGACGGGGATGGCTTCTGCTGCGCCACCCCAGCCTGTTCAAAATCTGATCAATAACGTAACTTCGAGGGTCAGGCAGGTTCCGGAGCCGACCACCCTCTTATTGGTCGGGGGGGGATTGGTCGGGTTCGCTGCCTGGAGAAAGTGGCAGGGACCGAAATAG
- the sucD gene encoding succinate--CoA ligase subunit alpha, translating into MSILVNKNSRILVQGITGKEGSFHAAACKAYGTKVVAGVTPGKGGTEFEGIPVFDTVEEAVERTGADVSLIFVPPPFAADAIMESAQAGVPLIICITEGIPVLDMMRVKRFLADKPVRLIGPNCPGVITPEEAKIGIMPGFIHKKGNVGVVSRSGTLTYEAVWQLTQRGLGQSTCVGIGGDPINGTHFVDVLGMFEKDKQTEAIVMIGEIGGDAEERAAEYIKLHVSKPVVAFIAGITAPPGRRMGHAGAIISGGKGTANDKMAALEAAGVTVVQNPALIGEAIEKRLKKKAAGAGSRVKAKAAPKAKAKPKTKPKAKAKSTSKAKAKR; encoded by the coding sequence ATGAGTATTTTGGTGAATAAGAACTCGCGCATCTTGGTGCAGGGGATTACTGGGAAGGAAGGGTCTTTCCACGCCGCCGCCTGTAAGGCGTATGGGACGAAGGTCGTTGCCGGAGTCACCCCTGGAAAAGGGGGAACCGAGTTCGAAGGGATCCCGGTCTTCGATACGGTTGAAGAGGCCGTTGAGAGAACCGGCGCCGATGTTTCGTTGATTTTTGTCCCCCCTCCCTTTGCCGCCGATGCGATCATGGAGTCGGCGCAGGCCGGCGTTCCGCTGATCATCTGCATCACGGAAGGAATCCCGGTGTTGGATATGATGCGGGTGAAGCGCTTTCTGGCCGACAAGCCGGTCCGGTTGATCGGCCCGAACTGTCCGGGGGTGATCACGCCGGAAGAGGCGAAGATCGGGATCATGCCGGGCTTCATCCACAAAAAGGGAAATGTCGGTGTCGTCTCCCGAAGCGGGACCCTGACCTATGAGGCGGTCTGGCAGCTGACGCAGCGCGGACTGGGACAGTCGACCTGTGTCGGCATCGGCGGCGATCCGATCAATGGAACGCACTTCGTCGACGTTCTTGGAATGTTCGAGAAAGACAAGCAGACCGAAGCGATCGTCATGATCGGCGAGATCGGCGGAGACGCCGAAGAACGGGCGGCCGAATACATCAAACTGCATGTAAGCAAGCCGGTCGTCGCCTTCATCGCCGGGATCACGGCCCCTCCGGGCCGCCGGATGGGCCATGCCGGCGCAATCATCTCGGGCGGCAAGGGGACGGCGAACGATAAAATGGCGGCGCTGGAAGCGGCGGGGGTGACGGTTGTCCAAAATCCGGCCCTGATCGGCGAGGCGATCGAGAAGCGATTGAAAAAGAAAGCGGCCGGTGCAGGGAGCCGGGTGAAAGCGAAGGCGGCTCCCAAGGCCAAAGCAAAGCCGAAGACAAAACCGAAAGCCAAGGCGAAATCGACTTCCAAGGCGAAGGCGAAGAGATGA
- a CDS encoding SUMF1/EgtB/PvdO family nonheme iron enzyme, translated as MRPFSKSKWTPALFFIILLASLITRRLKKEDPTPYDMVQVPAGEFVMGTNETSHEINLASIFPNKPLLTDERPAHTIYLDSFYIDRDKVRNRAYQKYAKATGRPLPLKVDKTTADRPVTHLTWQEASDYCRSLGKRLPTEEEWEKAARGTDGRIYPWGNQFDPELEKAVQAALPPKPILSPYGTEAMVGHGWEWTADRYRPYPNNPYRAEAFWKNFRVIRGGAAGDQPGALRLLTRTTTRFYADPDKGDPIIGFRCAKSAE; from the coding sequence ATGAGACCGTTCTCGAAGTCGAAATGGACACCGGCCCTCTTCTTTATTATCCTCCTGGCTTCCTTGATCACCCGCCGTCTCAAAAAAGAAGATCCCACGCCGTATGACATGGTGCAGGTTCCTGCCGGCGAATTCGTTATGGGAACCAACGAGACGAGCCATGAAATCAATCTCGCTTCGATCTTTCCGAACAAACCGCTCTTAACCGACGAGCGCCCGGCGCACACGATTTATCTCGATTCGTTCTATATCGATCGGGACAAGGTCCGCAACCGAGCGTATCAAAAATATGCAAAAGCGACCGGACGTCCCCTCCCCCTCAAGGTGGACAAGACCACCGCCGATCGGCCGGTCACCCATCTCACCTGGCAGGAGGCGTCCGACTACTGCCGCTCCCTCGGCAAGCGCCTTCCAACGGAAGAAGAGTGGGAGAAAGCGGCGCGCGGCACCGACGGCCGGATCTATCCCTGGGGAAATCAATTCGATCCCGAGCTTGAAAAAGCCGTTCAGGCGGCTTTACCTCCCAAACCGATCCTCTCCCCCTATGGGACGGAAGCGATGGTCGGCCATGGGTGGGAATGGACCGCCGACCGCTACCGCCCCTACCCCAATAACCCCTATCGCGCCGAGGCCTTCTGGAAGAATTTCCGCGTCATTCGCGGCGGCGCCGCCGGCGACCAACCGGGGGCGCTTCGCCTCCTCACCCGGACCACCACCCGTTTCTACGCTGATCCCGACAAGGGAGATCCGATCATCGGCTTCCGTTGTGCAAAGTCAGCCGAGTAA